CAACCTCCCCACCAGCCTGGAGGGCCTGAACAACCTTTCAGGTCTGAGCTATCTGGGAAGCCCCCTAAAGTTTTCACTCCTTTGAGCTTACCAACCTCCTTGGGAATTAAGGGGCTAAGTCCTGCTTCTTCAGCCACGTCTCATAGATATGTTAGGTGGGGCCTTGCTGTGTGACTCTGgctgcctggcctggcctgggactcactgtgtaggcaggttggccttgaactcatggcagtccCCCTGTCTGAgcatctcaagtgctgagattacagttctACACACAGTGGTCAATTTCCATTGGGTTTCTGCCACTAGGACACCTGCTATGAGAAGTCTCTCAAACATAGAAACTGCCAATCATACAAGTTACCTAAGACCACACAAATGGTAGAATAGTTGGAATTCACACTGAGGCTTGTCCCTAGTGGCTGCTGTATGGGTCCTAACTGATGTGCCCCTCCAATGTCCCAGATGTGGATCTGTCGTGCAATGACTTGACAAGGGTGCCAGAGTGCCTGTACACCCTCCCCAACCTGCACCGCCTCAACCTCAGTAGTAACCAGATTGAAGAGTTGTCCCTGTGCATCGGCCAGTGGGTGCACCTGGAAACCTTGAATCTGTCCCGCAACCAGCTCACCTCCCTGCCTGTGAGTCTGTGCCTGGGACGTTGGGTGGGTGCACTGAGCACAAGTGCGGGTTCTGTTCTAACTGATGCCCTGCCTCTCCAGTCAGCCATTTGCAAGCTCACCAAGCTGAAGAAGCTGTACCTGAACTCCAACAAGCTGGACTTTGATGGGTTACCTTCTGGCATTGGCAAGCTCACTAGCCTGGAGGAGTTCATGGCTGCTAACAACAACCtagaactgattcctgaaagtCTCTGCAGGTACTGGGCAGGCTGGGTTGGGGTGGGAGCTCAGGCTTGGTGATCTGCCTGCATCCTGCTAATGACTGGCTTGCCTTTAGGGATGAGGCCCCATCCCATCCCACATCTAACTTGGGGTTCCCAGAGCACCTTTTAGGAAGCTGATGTTAGGGTCTAGGTCAGAAGCACTTCAGCACCATTATTTGTGTGGGTGCTATCCTCTTCTGAAAATCCGTGGCCATCATGTGGATTCCTtgctctaagataaagaattggGAAGACTCTTTTCACTTGGCCCTAATTGTAACACCATATTCTCTaaggctctctctgcctctgtctttacaGGTGCCCAAAGCTGAGAAAACTCGTCCTGAACAAGAACCGCCTGGTGACCCTTCCTGAGGCCATCCACTTTCTGACAGAGATCGAGGTCAGACAGTCTGGGCAAGTGTTGGAGTGGAGACAGGGTATCAGGAAAGATGGACCAGGGGTGTACCTGTATCTCAGAGTGAGAGACCCAACAGTAGCCTTCAGGGGCAGTGCTACTGGGGAGAGCACTGCAGAGTGACCAGGGTCAGAACTTGGTTCCTGGTCCCAGCTATAGACTGAAATTAGAGGCTGCTTGGAGGTGAGTGTCCTGACCAGAAGCACCTCTGCTCACCTAACAGGTCCTGGACATTCGGGAAAACCCCAACTTGGTCATGCCGCCCAAGCCTGCTGACCACTCTGCTGAATGGTACAACATTGACTTCTCACTACAGAACCAGCTGAGGCTGGCGGGTGCCTCCCCGGCCACAGTGGCCGCTGCTGCAGCTGGTGAGTAGAATCTGCTCTACCCGAGAGCAAGGGCACTTCTCTCAACACACTGGGTACAAGGGTGGGGCTGGCCTCTGGCTGAATGTCCAGTAGCCAACCCAGTAGCTCAGATGCTCACACCTCCCATAAGTAGGGAGCGGGTCAAAGGACCCCTTGGCTCGCAAGATGCGGCTACGGAGGCGCAAGGACTCAGCACAGGATGTCCAGGCCAAGCAAGTGCTAAAGGGCATGTCAGACGTTGctcaggagaaaaacaaaaaccaagaggtAAGTCAGGTcagggctgggctgggcaggTCTGAACTCTCGGGAGGAAGAGGGGCCCTGAGCAGAGAATAGCTAATGCAAAGGTCTTGTGGTGAGGGCAGGAAGAGGCCAGTCTTAGTGTCTCAGTAGAGTCAAATTCTGCTCCTGTGTCCCCAGGAAAGCATAGATGCTCAGGCACCCGGAGGGAAGGTACGGCGCTGGGACCAGAGCCTGGAGAAGCCACGCCTGGACTACTCGGAGTTCTTTACGGAGGATGTGGGGCAGCTGCCTGGTTTGACTATCTGGCAAATTGAGAACTTTGTGCCTGTGCTAGTGGAGGAAGCCTTCCATGGCAAGTTCTACGAGGCTGACTGTTACATTGTGCTCAAGGTGGGCCTGGCTCCGGGTGTTCTGCAGGGTGACGCAGTGAGGTCAGGGCGGCCGGGGAGGTGGCAGGCTGGGTTTGGGATTTGATGTAGTGATAGCCATGCATGTGGCCTGGAAGGCCCTCATGGCTGATTGCTTGGTCTCCTCAGACCTTCCTGGATGACAGTGGCTCCCTGAACTGGGAGATCTACTACTGGATTGGCGGGGAGGCCACACTTGACAAGAAAGCCTGTTCTGCCATTCACGCTGTCAACCTGCGCAACTACCTGGGTGCTGAGTGCCGTACTGTTCGAGAGGAGATGGGCGACGAGAGTGAGGAGTTCCTGCAGGTGCAGCCAGAGATACAGATAGAAGGGAAAGCGGGCCACATGTACAGAGGTGGGGCAGGGAGCTGAGGCCAAAGGTAGTAACAAGAGACCTCAGACAGCAAGGTGGTCAGAGCCTGAAATCCGTGGCTTGAGCGGGAGAGAGTGGCAGATTGCTTTGGAAGCTGATAGACAGGTAAGGAATGTAGCTAAGAGAGGGCTAGGTCCAAGAGCTGTTGGGGTAGATTACAGGCTCGGGGTTAAGGCCGGagccaaacctaaaaataaaccaCAAAGCCAGTTGGCAAACTGACTTTCCCCCTACTACCAGCTGGGTTCCCTTGAGAGAGAGCATGCAGCTGGAGAGTTTACTCTAGGCCCCGGATTTGCAGGCTTCCATAAACGCTGCTCAGACTGTCCTCCATTTGGGACAGTTTTGTGCGGCCCTGTGCTCCAGTACACACCTCATCCTGTTTAGAGGAACTCTAGATTTGTACACACACTTCAGCTGTGTAAACTCTACCAAGCCTGCCAGGTACTTGGTGGGGGCAGGGAACAACTCAACGATGAACCATTCTCACACACATAGGTGTTTGACAGTGACATCTCCTACATTGAAGGCGGAACAGCCAGTGGCTTCTATACTGTGGAAGATACACACTATGTTACCAGGTATTCATGCAGAGATGGGTAGTATTGGCCTGGACTGCTGGGGTTGGGTGGAAGCAAGGGTGTTAAGGTCAGGTGGACCTGGGTGCCCACAATGAATCATCCTTGCTCTGCTCCCCAGGATGTACCGTGTGTATGGGAAAAAGAACATTAAATTGGAGCCTGTGCCCCTCAAGGGGTCCTCACTAGATCCAAGGTGAGCTCCCTGGTATGAGAGGAAGCAGAGGTGCTTATCCTCAGTTGCTTCCCCACCTATAAAGAAGCAACCCTTGTTAATTTCTCAGAGCTTGGCAGAAAAGCCTGAGGTCTGCCCCAAAAGGGGACCAGAGCCTCATCTTTTGGGTCAGAGATATCATAGCTCTTCCTGTCCTATTTAGGTTTGTGTTTCTCCTGGACCAAGGACTGGACATCTATGTGTGGCGGGGGGCCCAGGCCACACTGAGCAGCACCACTAAGGCCAGGTAGATGGATCTTAAGGAATGTTCTGGGCAAAGGAAGGCATCCCCTAAGAACAACATGACCTTGCTGAGAGCTTTGCATCTGTCCTTAGGCTCTttgcagagaaaatgaacaagaatgAGCGGAAAGGGAAGGCAGAAATCACACTCCTGGTTCAGGGCCAGGAGCCCCCAGGGTTCTGGGATGTGCTGGGTGGGGAGCCCTCTGAGATCAAGAAGCATGTGCCTGATGACTTTTGGCCACCTCAGCCCAAGCTATACAAGGTGAGTCTTGGTGCTGGGTACAAAGCAAACCTGAGGTCAGTATGTTGGTTTTGCTGTGGGCTTTGCAAAAAGAGGGCATCTATCACCTGGATGAGAAGCGCAGGTTTGGAACACAGCTTTGAGGATGGAGCTAGCATGTTCTTCTAGAAGGTAGACCAGAAGTCCCAGAGATGAACATTTGCCTTAGTTTCATGAGTGGCAGGAGACTAAGGTTCTCATGAGCAGGAAAGAGATAAGAAATCAGAAACAACAGTAAGGATCTAGATCAAGCAAGCAAGGAAAACTTACATTTAAATGCCatccagctgggcatggtgcacacctttaatctcagcagaggcaggtgaatctctaggagtttgagaccagcctggtctacatagcaagttacagaCTAGCTAGAGATAACCTACCTGGTGAGTGGTTAAAGGCATTTGTTCTTCAAAAGGACCAAGGGTCAAGcaccaggacccacatggtggctcttatTCCAGAGGTACAGCACTGCCTCTCTCCATAGGCAAGGATACATGTGATGCAAATACATACAGGCAGAATGTGCATACTTAAAAatagcaggggctggagagatggctcagtagttaagagcactgtttactctttcagagatcctgagtttgattcccaaaagcacacggtggctcacaaccccctaaactgggatcggatgccctcttctgccatgTAGACACATGTGCAGACAGAGCACTctgtatgcataaaataaaattttaaaaaatcttttttaaaaaatagcaattaagctgggcagtggtggtacacacctgagcttgaggccagcctggtctacagacagagtgagttccaggacagccagggttacacagaaaaaccttgcctcaaaaaaaaaaaaaaaaaaaaaagtatttaaaaaatgtccttccactgtctgGGAGTAGGACTCTGGAACAAGGCACTTGCCTGGTGTGGGCAAAACCCTGGTACTGCTCCCTACACTACGAAAAAAGCCAACAAACactaaatccttccatttttaAGAGCTCTTAAAAATGCCATTTGGTTTGAAGGGAAAACAGCACGGTGGGAAGCCAGGCCCCAGAGGTGGTGGGGCCTGCCATTCCCGTCAATTCTCCCTGCCAGGTGGGCCTGGGTCTGGGCTACTTGGAGCTTCCGCAGATCAACTACAAGCTCTCAGTGGAACACAAAAAACGGCCCAAGGTGGAGCTGATGCCAGGAATGAGactggtgaggaggaggaggaggctgggcaTGGGTCTTGTATAGTTCTGTGCTGACCCAGTGTTGACCTCCAGCCATTTGTTCTACAGCTGCAGAGCCTGCTGGACACACGATGCGTGTATATCCTGGACTGCTGGTCTGATGTATTCATCTGGCTTGGCCGCAAGTCCCCACGCCTAGTGCGTGCCGCTGCACTCAAACTGGGCCAGGAGCTGTGTGGGATGCTACACCGGCCACGACATACAGTGGTCAGTCGCAGCCTGGAGGGCACCGAGGCACAGGTATGCCCCCACACCCAGAGAGGCTTGCTCATCATGCCCTAACCTCTCTACTGCTGGCCAACTGTACTACAGAGGTGGCCCCAACCCACTTATCTTTGCAGAACCACCCATCTACAGCTTGTCCTTTGCTGAGCTCCAGCTCCTGTTTAGACACTACTCCTCGAGTGCTAGCCAGCTTTTCTAAGCCTTGCTTGATTCTTCCAGCCTCTGACCTTAGTTGTGCTGTACCTCTCTCCAGTTATGACATTATACTATTCAACACAGGTGTTCAAGGCCAAGTTCAAAAATTGGGATGATGTGTTGACAGTGGACTACACACGAAATGCAGAGGCTGTGCTGCAGGGCCCTGGACTCTCTGGGAAGGTGAAGCGTGACACTGAGAAAAAAGACCAGATGAAGGCTGACCTCACTGCACTCTTCCTACCTCGGCAGCCACCAATGCCACTGGCTGAGGTGGGGCACACCTATGAGGGGGAGGTGTGTGAGAGGGCGGGGCTCAGCACAGCATGCTCAGATCTACTTGGGGACCGGGTAACAGGCAGAACAGCTGATGGAGGAGTGGAATGAGGACCTGGATGGCATGGAGGGCTTCGTGCTGGAGGGCCGCAAGTTCACTCGACTGCCAGAGGAGGAGTTTGGCCACTTCTACACACAGGACTGCTATGTCTTCCTCTGCAGGTGCCAGAACAAAACCTCAGCCTCTTGTTCTTTCCCTATGCAACCCTTGCTCACCACTGTTTGAATCACAGGTACTGGGTACCCGTGGAgtatgaggaagagaagacagaagacaaggaGGGGAAAGCCTCGGCAGAGGGCggagaaggggaggaagcagCCACTGAGGCAGAGGAGAAGCAACCAGAGGAGGATTTTCAGTGCATCGTTTACTTCTGGCAGGGCCGGGAGGCCTCCAACATGGGCTGGCTTACCTTCACATTCAGTCTTCAGAAGAAGTTTGAGAGCCTCTTCCCTGGCAAGCTGgaggtgtgtacacacacaagccCTGAACTGTGCCCCACAGCCCATGGTTGGGATGGTAGTATGAGCAAACCAGACCTGAGGAGGCTTGACCCTTGAAGGGGGAGGCAGGGTCTAGGGAACTACCCAGCCCTTCTGATCTCCAGGTAGTACGTATGACCCAGCAGCAGGAGAACCCCAAGTTCCTGTCCCATTTCAAAAGAAAGTTCATCATCCACCGGGGCAAAAGAAAGGTGGCCCAAGGCACTCTTCAGCCGACCCTCTATCAGATCCGCACCAATGGCAGTGCCCTCTGCACCCGGTGGGTACCTGGcttggggagggggcaggatTCCATGGTGGGGGTAACACTGCTGACCCCCCCTTTCCTCTAGGTGCATCCAGATCAACACTGACTCCAGCCTTCTTAACTCTGAGTTCTGCTTCATCCTCAAGGTGAGGCTGTGGGCAGGACAGGAGAGCAGGGTGGTGGGCAAGAACCAAGTTGACCTAAGCCCCTGTGCATGCTTAGGTCCCCTTTGAAAGTGAGGACAACCAAGGCATTGTGTATGCCTGGGTGGGCCGGGCATCAGATCCCGACGAAGCCAAGCTGGCAGAAGACATCCTGAACACCATGTTTGATGCCTCCTACAGCAAACAGGTGacaggggtgggggcaggcagAAGGTGAGAGCAGATGAGGGCCTTGGCTCACCAGCCCTTCTCACAGGTCATCAATGAAGGCGAGGAGCCAGAGAACTTCTTCTGGGTAGGCATTGGTGCACAGAAACCCTATGACGATGACGCGGAGTACATGAAGCACACACGGCTCTTCAGGTGAGTGCCCCTCATCCCTCCGCTAGCTTCTGTGTCGGCACTGGGACACACAAGGCCTATGACATGACATGATGCAAATGAGGCCCTTCAGGTGACTCCTCCTCCTAACCTTGCCCTTCACCTTGGTTGTTGCCGTCAGGTGCTCCAACGAGAAGGGTTACTTCGCAGTGACTGAGAAGTGCTCTGACTTTTGCCAAGATGACCTGGCAGACGATGACATCATGTTGCTAGACAATGGCCAAGAAGTGAGACATTCCCCTGCCTCAGATCCTGCCTGCTGTATTAAGATAAGAAGTTGTGGGTGGGAATACTGGGGCCACAGGGCAGCCTTCCCACCAGGCACATGTGGGAAGCACTGGAGCATCATATACAAAGACCCTGGGCCAAGAAACCACGTGATTGTCTCCTTCTGTGTTCTCAGGTCTACATGTGGGTTGGAACCCAGACAAGCCAAGTGGAGATCAAGCTGAGTCTGAAGGCTTGCCAGGTAAGGGAGGGAGAGCACTGAAGCCAGTCTGGCAGGCTCAGAATCTATCTGTCCCTCCATCATCCTGGACAGACACCTGGGAAGGGGCACTGTGGTCAGTCCAGCAGAGCTTAGAGGACTACCCAGGCCCACTGTTTTCCTTACCAGGTATACATCCAGCACACACGCTCGAAAGAACACGAGCGGCCACGCCGCCTGCGCCTAGTCCGCAAAGGTAACGAA
The nucleotide sequence above comes from Arvicanthis niloticus isolate mArvNil1 chromosome 6, mArvNil1.pat.X, whole genome shotgun sequence. Encoded proteins:
- the Flii gene encoding protein flightless-1 homolog isoform X2, whose translation is MEATGVLPFVRGVDLSGNDFKGGYFPENVKAMTSLRWLKLNRTGLCYLPEELAALQKLEHLSVSHNNLTTLHGELSSLPSLRAIVARANSLKNSGVPDDIFKLDDLSVLDLSHNQLTECPRELENAKNMLVLNLSHNSIDSIPNQLFINLTDLLYLDLSENRLESLPPQMRRLVHLQTLVLNGNPLLHAQLRQLPAMMALQTLHLRNTQRTLNNLPTSLEGLNNLSDVDLSCNDLTRVPECLYTLPNLHRLNLSSNQIEELSLCIGQWVHLETLNLSRNQLTSLPSAICKLTKLKKLYLNSNKLDFDGLPSGIGKLTSLEEFMAANNNLELIPESLCRCPKLRKLVLNKNRLVTLPEAIHFLTEIEVLDIRENPNLVMPPKPADHSAEWYNIDFSLQNQLRLAGASPATVAAAAAGSGSKDPLARKMRLRRRKDSAQDVQAKQVLKGMSDVAQEKNKNQEESIDAQAPGGKVRRWDQSLEKPRLDYSEFFTEDVGQLPGLTIWQIENFVPVLVEEAFHGKFYEADCYIVLKTFLDDSGSLNWEIYYWIGGEATLDKKACSAIHAVNLRNYLGAECRTVREEMGDESEEFLQVFDSDISYIEGGTASGFYTVEDTHYVTRMYRVYGKKNIKLEPVPLKGSSLDPRFVFLLDQGLDIYVWRGAQATLSSTTKARLFAEKMNKNERKGKAEITLLVQGQEPPGFWDVLGGEPSEIKKHVPDDFWPPQPKLYKVGLGLGYLELPQINYKLSVEHKKRPKVELMPGMRLLQSLLDTRCVYILDCWSDVFIWLGRKSPRLVRAAALKLGQELCGMLHRPRHTVVSRSLEGTEAQVFKAKFKNWDDVLTVDYTRNAEAVLQGPGLSGKVKRDTEKKDQMKADLTALFLPRQPPMPLAEAEQLMEEWNEDLDGMEGFVLEGRKFTRLPEEEFGHFYTQDCYVFLCRYWVPVEYEEEKTEDKEGKASAEGGEGEEAATEAEEKQPEEDFQCIVYFWQGREASNMGWLTFTFSLQKKFESLFPGKLEVVRMTQQQENPKFLSHFKRKFIIHRGKRKVAQGTLQPTLYQIRTNGSALCTRCIQINTDSSLLNSEFCFILKVPFESEDNQGIVYAWVGRASDPDEAKLAEDILNTMFDASYSKQVINEGEEPENFFWVGIGAQKPYDDDAEYMKHTRLFRCSNEKGYFAVTEKCSDFCQDDLADDDIMLLDNGQEVYMWVGTQTSQVEIKLSLKACQVYIQHTRSKEHERPRRLRLVRKGNEQRAFTRCFHAWSTFRQAPA
- the Flii gene encoding protein flightless-1 homolog isoform X1, with translation MEATGVLPFVRGVDLSGNDFKGGYFPENVKAMTSLRWLKLNRTGLCYLPEELAALQKLEHLSVSHNNLTTLHGELSSLPSLRAIVARANSLKNSGVPDDIFKLDDLSVLDLSHNQLTECPRELENAKNMLVLNLSHNSIDSIPNQLFINLTDLLYLDLSENRLESLPPQMRRLVHLQTLVLNGNPLLHAQLRQLPAMMALQTLHLRNTQRTLNNLPTSLEGLNNLSDVDLSCNDLTRVPECLYTLPNLHRLNLSSNQIEELSLCIGQWVHLETLNLSRNQLTSLPSAICKLTKLKKLYLNSNKLDFDGLPSGIGKLTSLEEFMAANNNLELIPESLCRCPKLRKLVLNKNRLVTLPEAIHFLTEIEVLDIRENPNLVMPPKPADHSAEWYNIDFSLQNQLRLAGASPATVAAAAAVGSGSKDPLARKMRLRRRKDSAQDVQAKQVLKGMSDVAQEKNKNQEESIDAQAPGGKVRRWDQSLEKPRLDYSEFFTEDVGQLPGLTIWQIENFVPVLVEEAFHGKFYEADCYIVLKTFLDDSGSLNWEIYYWIGGEATLDKKACSAIHAVNLRNYLGAECRTVREEMGDESEEFLQVFDSDISYIEGGTASGFYTVEDTHYVTRMYRVYGKKNIKLEPVPLKGSSLDPRFVFLLDQGLDIYVWRGAQATLSSTTKARLFAEKMNKNERKGKAEITLLVQGQEPPGFWDVLGGEPSEIKKHVPDDFWPPQPKLYKVGLGLGYLELPQINYKLSVEHKKRPKVELMPGMRLLQSLLDTRCVYILDCWSDVFIWLGRKSPRLVRAAALKLGQELCGMLHRPRHTVVSRSLEGTEAQVFKAKFKNWDDVLTVDYTRNAEAVLQGPGLSGKVKRDTEKKDQMKADLTALFLPRQPPMPLAEAEQLMEEWNEDLDGMEGFVLEGRKFTRLPEEEFGHFYTQDCYVFLCRYWVPVEYEEEKTEDKEGKASAEGGEGEEAATEAEEKQPEEDFQCIVYFWQGREASNMGWLTFTFSLQKKFESLFPGKLEVVRMTQQQENPKFLSHFKRKFIIHRGKRKVAQGTLQPTLYQIRTNGSALCTRCIQINTDSSLLNSEFCFILKVPFESEDNQGIVYAWVGRASDPDEAKLAEDILNTMFDASYSKQVINEGEEPENFFWVGIGAQKPYDDDAEYMKHTRLFRCSNEKGYFAVTEKCSDFCQDDLADDDIMLLDNGQEVYMWVGTQTSQVEIKLSLKACQVYIQHTRSKEHERPRRLRLVRKGNEQRAFTRCFHAWSTFRQAPA